GTCCCAGTCGGGACGCAGGATTTCATGCTCCACCATGTCGTGCCTGCGGTCGCCGATCTGCAAGGCGGCGGGATGGAGGCCGCAGCGGCGCGCACCATAGATCTCATGAAATGTCAGGACGCGGATATTGCCCTCGGCCGTGTGGGAAAACAGCCGTTTCATGTCCAGCGTCTCGAAGATGAAACGGTGCAGAAGCAGGACCGATTCCAGAAGCACGGGGCTGGATTCGCCCATCACCCAGCGGCCCCATTCCATCTCGCCGTCGCCCACCGGATTGTAGGCGGCGAAAAAGCCGATGGGCGTGTCCCTGCCCAGCGGCTGGATGGCGAACATGTAGTCCTCCGGTCGGGTCATCTGGCGCCTTACCCAGGCGCGCTGCTCGTCCAGCGTAATGTCGAGCGGTGGCAGGAATTCCGTCAGATCGGGGCGCTGGCGAAGGGAAAGCATCAGCGGCGCGTCCGCCTCCTCGATGGGCCTCAGCATTACTTTCCGTCCGACCAAGGCTGACTGCGTCGCCATTATCCCACCGCTTGAAAACTGGAAGACCGTGCACCGGACCAAATCAGGCCGATGGTCCGGCCGCACTCTAGTTTCTTCTGCAGCTTGGCGAAAGGATTGCAAGAGGCTATCCGGCCGGCGCCGGGACATCGGGGCCCGCGCGCCGGCCTGCCACCCTCGCGCAAGCTTCGCCCTCTATGTCGTCATGTGAAATGGGCGACGCGTGTGGTGCGTCGCGGCCTCTCATGACGAGACGGGACGCATTCAGATGGCGCAAGTACCGGCAATCAACCTTCCGAAGGTAAGCCCCAGCGGCCGCGATATCGCATTCGCCGTGGGCATCCTGACGATCCTGTCGATCCTCTTCCTGCCGATCCCGGCCTTCATGATCGACATCGGCCTTGCCTTCTCGATCGCCTTTTCCGTGCTCATCCTCATGGTGGCGCTGTGGATCCAGCGGCCGCTCGATTTCTCGTCCTTCCCGACGGTCCTCCTCATCGCGACCATGGTGCGCCTCGCGCTCAACATCGCGACGACCCGCGTCATCCTTTCCCACGGCAACGAGGGGCACGATGCGGCGGGCGGCGTGATCGCGGGCTTTGCCAGCCTCGTCATGTCCGGCGACTTCGTCATCGGGATCATCGTCTTCATGATCCTGATCGTGGTGAACTTCATCGTCATCACCAAGGGCGCGACGCGTATCGCCGAAGTCGGCGCCCGCTTCACCCTCGATGCCATCCCCGGCAAGCAGATGTCGATCGACGCCGACCTTTCCGCCGGCCTCATCGACGAGAAGCAGGCGCAGCTTCGCCGCCGCGAGCTGGAGGAGGAAAGCTCCTTCTTCGGCTCGATGGACGGTGCCTCGAAATTCGTGCGCGGCGATGCCATCGCCGGCCTTCTCATCACCGCCATCAATGTCTTCGGCGGCATCGTCATCGGCTATTTCCGCCACGGCATGGAGCTCGGCGAAGCCGCCGACGTCTTCGTGAAGCTGTCGGTCGGCGACGGCCTCGTCTCGCAGATTCCCGCCCTCATCGTCTCGCTCGCCGCCGGCCTCATCGTCTCGCGCGGCGGCACGGCAGGCTCCACCGACCAGGCGGTCATCAACCAGCTCTCCGGCTATCCGCGCGCGCTCTTCGTCGCCTCCGGCCTTATGACGCTGCTCGCGGTCATGCCGGGCCTGCCCTTCTTCCCCTTCATGGTCCTCGGCGGCGTCATGGCCTTCGGCGCCTGGATCATCCCGCGCCGTATCGAGGAGGAGAACCGCCTCAAGCGCGAA
The Shinella zoogloeoides DNA segment above includes these coding regions:
- a CDS encoding GNAT family N-acetyltransferase, with the translated sequence MLRPIEEADAPLMLSLRQRPDLTEFLPPLDITLDEQRAWVRRQMTRPEDYMFAIQPLGRDTPIGFFAAYNPVGDGEMEWGRWVMGESSPVLLESVLLLHRFIFETLDMKRLFSHTAEGNIRVLTFHEIYGARRCGLHPAALQIGDRRHDMVEHEILRPDWDRIRQKYARFL